One Pectobacterium carotovorum DNA segment encodes these proteins:
- the rbsC gene encoding ribose ABC transporter permease has translation MSSQPIAAKRWFSKEWLLEQKSLIALLILIAIVSAMSPNFFTLNNLFNILQQTSVNAIMAVGMTLVILTSGIDLSVGSLLALTGAVAASIVGLEVNALVAVFGALALGALIGAGTGVIVSKGKVQAFIATLVMMLLLRGVTMVYTNGSPINTGFSDVADAFGWFGIGRPLGIPTPIWIMAIVFAAAWYMLHHTRLGRYIYALGGNESATRLSGISVDKIKIIVYSLCGLLSALAGIIEVARLSSAQPTAGTGYELDAIAAVVLGGTSLAGGKGRIVGTLIGALILGFLNNGLNLLGVSSYYQMIVKAVVILLAVLVDNKSSK, from the coding sequence ATGAGTTCTCAACCTATCGCGGCAAAACGCTGGTTCAGCAAAGAGTGGTTATTGGAGCAGAAATCGCTGATCGCGCTCCTGATCCTTATTGCGATTGTTTCCGCTATGAGCCCTAACTTTTTCACCCTGAACAACCTGTTCAATATTCTTCAGCAGACGTCGGTGAACGCCATCATGGCCGTTGGTATGACGCTGGTGATTCTGACCTCGGGCATCGATTTATCAGTGGGTTCACTGCTGGCGTTGACGGGGGCCGTAGCAGCTTCCATCGTCGGGCTGGAAGTCAATGCGCTGGTGGCCGTATTTGGCGCGCTGGCGCTGGGGGCGCTGATTGGCGCGGGCACCGGCGTCATTGTCTCCAAAGGTAAAGTGCAGGCGTTTATCGCCACGCTGGTCATGATGCTGCTGCTGCGTGGCGTGACGATGGTCTATACCAACGGCAGCCCGATTAATACCGGCTTTTCTGACGTGGCGGATGCTTTTGGCTGGTTCGGTATCGGCCGTCCACTGGGGATTCCGACGCCAATCTGGATCATGGCTATCGTGTTCGCGGCGGCCTGGTACATGCTGCACCATACGCGTCTGGGGCGCTATATCTATGCGCTGGGAGGCAATGAGTCTGCGACCCGTTTGTCCGGCATCAGCGTTGATAAAATCAAGATTATTGTCTATTCCCTGTGTGGGCTGCTGTCTGCCCTGGCGGGAATTATCGAAGTCGCACGTTTGTCCTCTGCACAGCCTACGGCGGGGACAGGGTATGAACTGGATGCCATCGCGGCTGTGGTATTGGGCGGCACCAGTCTGGCTGGAGGAAAAGGGCGTATCGTTGGCACGCTGATCGGCGCTCTTATCCTTGGTTTCCTCAACAACGGGCTGAATTTATTAGGTGTTTCTTCTTACTACCAAATGATCGTTAAAGCAGTCGTCATTTTGCTGGCGGTTCTGGTAGATAACAAAAGCAGTAAATAA